Genomic DNA from Perca flavescens isolate YP-PL-M2 chromosome 14, PFLA_1.0, whole genome shotgun sequence:
tttgttatttattgatCATTGTTGGAGGTGCCTGAGGCCTAAGACTGGTAAAGAAACCCTTAAAAAATAACCTTGAACACAAAGATTATGAGAAAAGAAAGTAGTGGTTTATCAAAAAATCTAAACTACCCCATATGGGCCAATCAGTACCATTCTTTGTTATGTCACGAGGACTTTCTTTGTCTtattgggagggggggggcgcGTTAGGGGATTAACAATGCAGGACTAGGGTTTGGTTCCAAACCCGGTACTTTTACCGGTACTGACCAAATCACGTAGGTACTACCGAGTATTGGTTCATGTgaaatcaaacggtgccaaatttcggtacctgagagtaagcccaagcttatctgtcctctctgcacgTTGACAGAGAACAGAGGTCCGACACGCGCGCGCAGAGGTGCAGACTGAGcaacgtcggctctgcagttttgttgaagtcacagtcacggcaatgccgataaagttatttcaagtgtggttacagtttttcaaaacttcacgcagagaCCTTTCAccgcgatatgatattaatggcgagccgaaagcggtcgcggtgctgttgacgttacacttcctatGACacgagcaggcacaacagtggtttcaatgccctggggactgactgacagactgaggttgtaggcaaggcaactttatttctacagcacctttcagcaacaaggcaattcaaagtgctttacatgaaacattaaagagcaattaaaaacagtcatgattaaaataaaacaggctaaaatataaaatatacaaatacaacaataaaagttacagtgagtaagaattgtacaattattcaatttaataggttgtagggacacGTTTGGGAGGGGtttcattttttgaaaataatttctgtcagtgtaaaatattctaaacaAATAACATAacgttctaagtaaataggtttggaattatataaatatatatataaaaaatatattttttggtaattacagagggaaagtaccaaaaaaaaaaaaagtactgttAGGTACCAGAACCGAAATCCAGGTACCGGTATCGGTAGTGGTATTGGTTGAGATGTGAAAAATACCCAACCCTATGCAGGACTGAATTATCGGACTGAAATGTGTGTGGTACCTGCTGCAGAAAGATGGGCAACTGAGATCTGAACTGTTCCTGCAGCTGTGGGTTTCCAGCAAACAAGGGGTTATTCATCAAAACCTGGTAGAGAGAAAGACAGTGAAGGTAATGTGTCATTCCACATCTGGCAATGCTGCTAACTCACTACAGTATGCTTAATGCACCTTGGCAAAGGTttcaaacaaaatgttgaataaCAGAAATAAAAGCTCTCGAGTCTCCCCCATCTTTCATGTCACGGTTTGTGAAGGCCGTAAACACTCCACTGTGAGGTTTTTCTGGTTTGCCGTACATTCAGCCTTGTTTGTTAGAACCAACTTAAGTCAGAGCTGTGTTATTTGTTCTTTCTTACAACTTGCTGCAAATACAATTGAGCTTAACATAAAACCCTCTGTTGGGTATGCACTAAATTGCTGGGCTTATTGGCCTAATGCACAACAGGCCTACCTAGATCCTGCTATTTACAAGTTATTACAAACGGCAGACTTAATCAATCGATTCCATATGTGGTACACAATCTGAACAAAAAGTGAATCTAAACAACCAGGATTTGCACTGTAATATGACTATATCTGTGGGCATTTTCTGTGTGGTtggtgtatatgtttgtgtgcatgcatcttTCTGTTTTATACCTGGGAGGCCAACTCTGGGTTTTGAGACAGTGACTGCATCATACTGCGCATGTAGGGAGCGGACAGCATATTCTGCATCAACTGAGGGTTTTCCGAGATCTGCTGCAGTAAACTCTGCATGCCTGGGCTGTTGAACATCCCTGCAACACACAGAAAAGAATGgagtttatgtatgtttatgtgtataCAGCTAAGTACATAAATGACTTAGCATGCAGGTGTATTGAGAATCATAGCCTGCTCTGTCTTACCATTGCCCAGACTGGCAGGATTGATGCCCAGAGGGTTGGACACACTGGGGTTGGTGCCCCCAGTGGTGCTCGTGCTTCCTGTGGTGGCCCCTCCACTCTCAGAGGGGTTAGAAGAATTTGGTGGCCCCCATGGATTAGGCAGGGGCTCCCGGTTCTCTGTCCGTGATGGCTGGGCACCAGACTCAGAATTCCCACCTAGAGCTGAAAATGGGTTGCTACCAAACTACAGGGAAAGAGATTGGACACATTTGAAAATACatcaaaaaacattgaaacataGTTAAACTGGCAAGAAAAACCAGAcaaatttgtaaaaaaacaaacactaagaAGGATTAACACAGCGCAAATCAACAAGTATTCGATCAGTAAACATTCCTCCCAGATACCTGTTCCCTGGCAGCGCTGAACATGGGTTCCTGGATGTCGGTGTACATCCTCCGCAAGGCATTGTAACCTCCTGGGATGCTCTCCAAGTTGCTCAGAGCCCGGTCCTGGTTCCGCATCATTTCCTGCATCATGGCCGGGTTCCTAGCTAGCTCCATGGTCTGGGAGGTGAGATAAATGGAGAGAGGAGGCAAGTCAGTAAAATGTCATTCTAAACAGAAGAAGGCAAATCCTAAATCCTGAATAAACAGTGCAAATGCAGTGGGAACCTACTGTAGTCATGCTTGTGCTAACTATCTAAGTGTGATCTGCTCTCCATTTCAATTACCTGTCTCATGAGCTCAGGGTTGTTGAGCATGTGGGAGATCTCAGGGTTGCGTTCCATCAGCTGTTGCATCTGAGGGTTGGCCATGATCATCTGTCTCATCAGGTCTGGGTTGGACATCATGTTTTGCACCAACGGGTTCTCCATGATCTGAGAAAGCATCTCTGGGTTGGACATGAGCTGCCTCTGCATCTGCTGCTGCAACTCCATGAAGTTAGCTGAGCCCATGCCCATTCCAGCTAGGCCGGCCAGGTCACCAAAGCCAGCTGAGGGAGACCAGATGGGTGAATGATGGTTACACACATTATCTTTGTGGGGCTAAAGTAATAATGGGTGTTTGAATGTAAATAGTTACACACAGGTGGACTCACTCAGTATGTTGGGCGTCTGTGTGGGTGGTGCAGCAGTGCCAGTAGAGCCTGCTGTGGACGAGGGGTTGGTACTTGGACTAGAGGTGGAGGTATTGCCTGCTTGAGTGGAGGTTGAGCTAGAGGCGGATGTGCTACCGCCATCTCCAGCCCTATAAGAGATAATTTGTAGATGTGTGAGAAATTCAGTGTTTATCTAAGCTGAAAGTGTGCCTGGACACTTAGTTAGATTTAGATCCATTGTCACAGAGGGGCATTTGTTTCCACAGTCAGTACACATAACAACatatagatacacacatacaaatatagtcagttaaaaataaatgcaacaatTGCTGTTCACTGAATTCCACACCAAGATTGTATTGCAAGGCAAATTCATCTTTATTACAGGCCTGCTACAAAATGATCTGTTGAACCAACATGCTTTTATGATAAATGTAGCCTTACTTGTGTGCTGTCTTTATGACCAGGTGAACCGTCAGGCCATCCTTGATGCCGTGTTGGCTGAGGCTGTCGCCATCCTTCAAGATCTTCCCTGCAAAAATCAGAACCAACTGGTCCTGTTTGGCTTTGAACCGCCTCGAGATCTCTTCTTTAAACTAAAAGACAGCAATGAAGAGGGATTAGATCGAAAATGGAACAAGGAGAAGGAGGTGAGAAGGAAACAGGAAATTAAATGGATAGTATCAAGAATAATAAGATGGTAACACCTCAGTAATGCTGCTTGAATCAGTTTCTGTTCTGTGGCAACATTTAGGCCTTACAATTTCAAAGTCCTCTGTACTTATTCTATTAGTAGTGGTCTAAACACTCCAAATCCAGCAAATAATGGCTACTCTTTGACTATTGTGAAAAGTGTAATTCACACAGAAAATGGTCTTAGCCTAAAGGAAGCTGCTCTCTTGTTacatcttttattttcattgaaaataagAGGAATATTATATTAACACTGCACCTCAATCAGCTACATGGTGTGCAGATACAGCACACAGGCACATTTTAATTTATAGGATATAAATGTTGATAGCTGAAACAAATGAGACAGAGCCACCAACATAAGATCAAAAGTATAATTTCTTTCAAAAAGTTACTGAATCAAAAGCGGATGAATCTTACatagatgtttatttttgttctatCAATTTGTGATTTTAAATAGCAGTTTGCTTTTATTATAGTTTTGTGAGCACCCCTGGAAGACTAGCAACCACTTTGTGGTAGGAGATGAAGATCCGAAAAGAATTGAGAACAAAGAATGCTGTTATTTACATCAGTTCTCAGCTTTAACTATTTCACACCACTGTAACATTATGTGAAAATGTATGTCTCAAAGAATGCAAAATGTTCTCATTATGTATTTCAATTATGTATTTCAAGTATAAAGCTACGTGTAGATAAGGACGATAACACACACTTGCAAGGGAAAGACCTAAGTCCAATGTTTGACCATGAAACACACGTGAATACGGTATACTATAaacaggcaacacacacacaaccaaagaAAAATGGCTACTTAGACCACACTGTACTGATATTAGCTTGACTAGTGTATGGCTACATGATTGAATTATGGTTTAACTGCAACACGTCGCCAAGCCACCAGCAGCTCTGAGACTATCTCTTATTCCCTGGAAAACTGAATGACTCAGTGGCAGCAGTGAGAATGTTCTAGAGTATTAGCAAGCTTTAGCATCGTCAAAACTGTTGAGCTGGAATGGGAAATGAAAGCGATTCACCATGTCCTCCATCCACAATCACTTTCGTGGTTTCTATCAGGCCATTATTGCTTGAGCGCAAACCCGTCAGCTGACACTTGTTTGGCTTCagttagctaacgttggctTAGCTCGCAAGCtgagtaggctaacgttacctagctAGCTATCGCTATCTGTTACCGTTAGCTGGCTAGCCGGTTAGCCATTTCAAAAATTAACGTGGTTGTATCTCTTTACTGGATGTCAACAACGTTGATAACGCCGAACAATTGT
This window encodes:
- the LOC114567911 gene encoding ubiquilin-4 produces the protein MADQGAADPGNNNNNTPEASEGTIIKVTVKTPKDKEEIAIAEDASVTQFKEEISRRFKAKQDQLVLIFAGKILKDGDSLSQHGIKDGLTVHLVIKTAHKAGDGGSTSASSSTSTQAGNTSTSSPSTNPSSTAGSTGTAAPPTQTPNILTGFGDLAGLAGMGMGSANFMELQQQMQRQLMSNPEMLSQIMENPLVQNMMSNPDLMRQMIMANPQMQQLMERNPEISHMLNNPELMRQTMELARNPAMMQEMMRNQDRALSNLESIPGGYNALRRMYTDIQEPMFSAAREQFGSNPFSALGGNSESGAQPSRTENREPLPNPWGPPNSSNPSESGGATTGSTSTTGGTNPSVSNPLGINPASLGNGMFNSPGMQSLLQQISENPQLMQNMLSAPYMRSMMQSLSQNPELASQVLMNNPLFAGNPQLQEQFRSQLPIFLQQMQNPEALSVMTNPRAMQALMQIQQGLQTLQTEAPGLMPSLMTGGVPGGIPGGMPGGMPGGMPGGMPGGMPGGMPGGMPGGMPGGMPGGIPGIPTGGGMPTENPASSPSSAGTNAAQQQLMQQMLQMFAGGGGGGSATTQTPEVRFQSQLDQLSAMGFINREANLQALIATGGDINAAIERLLGSQPS